The DNA region GCGCCTGGTGCTCAACGTGGTGCGCGCCGTGCCTGACCTCGTGTACGCGACGATCCTCGTCGCAATGATTGGTGTGGGCACGTTGCCCGGCATCATCACGCTCGTGCTGTTCGACCTCGGCATCGTGGTCAAGTTGGTGTCTGAAGCGGTGGACTCCGCCGATGCCTCGTACATGGAGGCGGGCCGCGCGGCGGGCGGCACGCAGGCCCAGATCAACAGGCTCACGACCCTGCCGCAGATATGGCCGATGTTTGGCAGTCAGGTGTTGTATTCGCTCGAACTCAACGTTCGCGTATCTGCCATCCTCGGCATCGTGGGCGCGGGCGGGCTGGGGCGCCTGATCGACGAGGTGCGTGGCTTCTACCGCTACGACGCGCTGGGGACCATCATCCTGGAGATCCTCGTCGTCGTGATTGTCATCGAAGTGATTTCGAACGCCCTGCGAAAGAGGTTGAGATGACTGCACCCGCCATCTCTTTCCGGGTACCTCCCAGGCCGAGCCGCGTGGTGGTGCAGATCGCCTCGATAGCAGTGGGAATCCTGCTGGTCGCGGCGTTCTGGAACCTCGGCATCGCTTGGGAGAAACTCGCGACCCTGCCGTCACGCCTGGGGCACTACGGCGCGCTCATGTTCGCTGACCCCAACTGGTCCAAGCTTCCCGAGGCGCTCTACCAGACCTGGCGTTCGGTCGCGATGGCGTGGGTGGGCGCACTACTCGGCGTGGTGGTGTCGACGGTGCTGGGAATTCCGGCCGCGGCGGGCGTTGGTCCCTGGTGGCTCCGGCTTCCGCTCCGTGGTCTCTTCGCCGTCCTCCGTGCCATCCCCGAGATCATCATCGCGATCATCATCCTGACGGTGACGGGGCTTACCCCCTTCACCGGAGCTCTCGCGCTCGCGATAGGCGGCATC from Demequina lutea includes:
- the phnE gene encoding phosphonate ABC transporter, permease protein PhnE; this translates as MTAPAISFRVPPRPSRVVVQIASIAVGILLVAAFWNLGIAWEKLATLPSRLGHYGALMFADPNWSKLPEALYQTWRSVAMAWVGALLGVVVSTVLGIPAAAGVGPWWLRLPLRGLFAVLRAIPEIIIAIIILTVTGLTPFTGALALAIGGIGTHGKWTYETIESVSHGTAEAVKACGGNVLEVARWGLWTVASPELMSLALYRFEINVRTSAILGLIGVGGIGDMLTGYTQYRQWDTVGVLIIVVIVITMSIDAISGAIRRRIMEGATVRDVDRSV
- the phnE gene encoding phosphonate ABC transporter, permease protein PhnE produces the protein MSAAELSLPPRPRVWPRIAVIAGVVAVITVLTTLPTLGGVDIDLHAIARNWGNGAERIAKLFHPDFSILPRTWKPLLETLEMALIGTGIAAALAVPLTLWAARPSNPLVGSRRVVRLVLNVVRAVPDLVYATILVAMIGVGTLPGIITLVLFDLGIVVKLVSEAVDSADASYMEAGRAAGGTQAQINRLTTLPQIWPMFGSQVLYSLELNVRVSAILGIVGAGGLGRLIDEVRGFYRYDALGTIILEILVVVIVIEVISNALRKRLR